From a region of the Coprococcus comes ATCC 27758 genome:
- a CDS encoding YraN family protein produces MENEKNRRRTGTKYEKIAGEFLEKQGYRILEYNFRCRYAEIDIVAKDGEYLVFCEVKFRKTGGLSAALEAVSVPKQMRLSGAAVYYLMKNGCTEIPCRFDVIGIAGNKISLRKNAFEYCGDFGIV; encoded by the coding sequence ATGGAGAATGAAAAAAACCGGCGAAGGACCGGTACAAAATATGAAAAAATAGCAGGTGAATTTCTGGAAAAGCAAGGATATCGGATACTGGAGTATAATTTCCGCTGCCGTTATGCGGAGATTGACATTGTTGCAAAAGACGGAGAATATCTGGTCTTTTGTGAGGTGAAATTTCGCAAAACAGGAGGGCTTTCGGCTGCTCTGGAGGCGGTATCTGTGCCCAAACAGATGCGCCTGTCCGGAGCGGCCGTTTATTATCTGATGAAGAACGGCTGCACAGAGATACCATGCCGCTTCGATGTAATAGGAATCGCGGGGAATAAGATTTCTTTGCGGAAAAATGCATTTGAGTACTGCGGAGATTTTGGAATTGTATGA